From one Pararge aegeria chromosome 21, ilParAegt1.1, whole genome shotgun sequence genomic stretch:
- the LOC120633381 gene encoding uncharacterized protein LOC120633381: MQRLRHTSKYFRLLYTVRELSRKCSILTSNFTSSIEASDSETLTLQRWSKTILSQDIGLRFFMEMDNNRTADITNMTNDELNDLLQDLMSKNRDKLLSKYLNECLDKQKHYSTNVLKKLFRYCSISGRVDMVEVLQKYCFKVDYHLFKRNGEFMHYVAKAQCMKGNSQQGLSVLKEAYIKYSGLRSFYRVIFRELINDSVLNRSEASMVIFKKYVLEFSETWNDHYPLICYWHICWSSNWFSDQQISNELLETSEALQNIVRDKASTFSINILRDYNEDAVVRLLQSLLKFHMMDEYAKVLEILFNYKLKNKDLRGCTEIVKNCETLGISLPADQQGRYIKMLIYKDYSDVKAEDKPKKLTSKNFKLKF, encoded by the exons ATGCAACGGTTAAGACATACAAGTAAATACTTTAGATTATTGTATACTGTTAGAGAACTAAGCCGAAAATGTTCTATACTTACTTCAAATTTTACCTCAAGTATTGAAGCTTCAGATAGCGAAACATTAACATTACAAAGATGGAGTAAAACTATCCTTTCTCAAGATATTGGCTTGAGATTCTTTATGGAAATGGACAATAACAGGACAGCAGATATCACAAATATGACTAATGACGAATTAAACGATTTATTACAAGATCTTATGTCTAAAAATAGAGATAAGCTACTCTCAAAGTATTTGAATGAGTGTCTTGATAAACAGAAACATTACAGCAcaaatgtacttaaaaaactatttagatATTGCAGTATATCTGGGCGAGTTGATATGGTGGAGGTACTTCAGAAGTACTGTTTTAAAGTTGACTATCATTTGTTTAAGAGGAATGGAGAATTCATGCATTATGTAGCCAAAGCGCAGTGCATGAAAGGAAATTCTCAACAAGGACTTTCTGTTTTAAAGGAGgcttacataaaatattcagGTTTGAGAAGTTTTTATAGAGTGATATTTAGAGAGCTAATCAATGATTCTGTGTTGAATCGCTCTGAAGCATCTatggtgatatttaaaaaatatgttctgGAATTTAGCGAGACTTGGAATGATCATTACCCCCTTATCTGTTATTGGCATATCTGTTGGTCAAGCAACTGGTTTTCAGATCAACAGATATCAAATGAGCTATTGGAAACATCTGAAgctttacaaaatattgttagAGATAA gGCATCAACATTCAGTATTAACATCCTTCGTGACTACAATGAGGATGCTGTTGTGAGATTATTGCAGAGTCTACTAAAGTTTCATATGATGGACGAGTATGCCAAAGTATTGGAAATATTATTCAACTACAAAT TAAAGAACAAAGACTTGCGAGGATGCACAGAGATTGTCAAAAACTGTGAAACCCTTGGTATATCATTGCCAGCCGATCAACAAGGGAgatacataaaaatgttaatatacAAGGACTACTCAGATGTCAAAGCAGAGGACAAACCGAAGAAACTGACGtcaaagaattttaagttgaagTTTTAG